Below is a window of Halolamina sp. CBA1230 DNA.
CCGCCGCTGCGGTTCAAAGCCCGCCCGCTGCTCGACTCGCTCTCGAACGGGCTCTACCTCCTCCCGGGCGCGGCCGCCTACGCCGCGCTCGCAGGTGTCCACCCGCCCGCGCCGGCGCTCGCCGGCGGCTGGCTCTGGACGATGGCGATGCACACCTACTCCGCGATTCCGGACATCGAACCCGACCGCGCGGCCGGGATCGAGACCACGGCGACCGTCTTGGGCGAGCGTCGAACGTACCGCTACTGCGGTGCCTGCTGGACGCTCGCCGCGGTCGCGTTCGGCCTGCTCGACCCGCGGTTGGGTGCGCTGCTCGGGATCTACCCACTCTTCCTGCTCGCGACCGTCGGCGCCGGCGTCGACGTGGATCGGGCGTACTGGTGGTTCCCGGTCGTCAACGGCGTCGTGGGGATGCTGCTGACGTTCGGCGGCCTGCTCCGCCTCGTGGGGGTGCTCGCGTGAGCGTCGCCGCGTGGCTGCCCGACGACCCGGCGGACCGCCGCTCGTGGGAGACGGCGCTTTCGGAGCTGATCCGCGAGCACCGATTCACCATCGCGGTCGTGTTCCCCGCGGTGGGCGCGCTCTCGCTGATCGCCAGCGCGGAGTGGGCGCCGCTGCCGGACGTGCTCGCGTTCAACCCCCTGTTCGTGCTGACGGGCGTGCTGGTGATGCGCTCGCCGCTGATCGTCGGCGTGCTCCCGGTCGTCGACCGCCGCGCGGCGCTCGGCGCCGCGGCGCTGGCGGCGTACAGCTACGCCATCGAGATAATCGGCGTCACCACGGGCTGGCCGTACGGCGCCTTCGAGTACGGCGTCTCGCTCGGACCGATGCTGGGCGGCGTCCCGATCGCGCTGCCCGTGTTCTTCCTCCCGCTGGTCGCGAACGCCTACCTGCTCTGTCTGCTCCTACTGGGGCCGCTCGCGGATCGTGCGCTCCCGCGGCTGCTCTCGGTGATCGCGCTGGTGCTCGCGATGGACGTGGTGCTCGACCCCGGCGCGGTCGCGCTGGGGTTCTGGGCGTACGGCGGCGGCGCGTTCTACGGCGTCCCCCTCTCGAAC
It encodes the following:
- the cruF gene encoding bisanhydrobacterioruberin hydratase codes for the protein MSVAAWLPDDPADRRSWETALSELIREHRFTIAVVFPAVGALSLIASAEWAPLPDVLAFNPLFVLTGVLVMRSPLIVGVLPVVDRRAALGAAALAAYSYAIEIIGVTTGWPYGAFEYGVSLGPMLGGVPIALPVFFLPLVANAYLLCLLLLGPLADRALPRLLSVIALVLAMDVVLDPGAVALGFWAYGGGAFYGVPLSNYAGWMLSATVAVVVLDATFDRAALRARLDACEFALDDMVSFVLLWGGVNAVYGNWIPVLVAAVIGAGLLRTDRFDAGMVPGVRGR
- a CDS encoding prenyltransferase; amino-acid sequence: MLGYLLTLSRPRFWLYTAGPVLVGVAYAADAVGDLLAPLPALLFCYFLLPANVYLYGVNDRFDREIDAENPKKAAEGSPEARWRDSPAVTAVVAASGAVGLALFPLTPRVAWPYLAGFFALATAYSAPPLRFKARPLLDSLSNGLYLLPGAAAYAALAGVHPPAPALAGGWLWTMAMHTYSAIPDIEPDRAAGIETTATVLGERRTYRYCGACWTLAAVAFGLLDPRLGALLGIYPLFLLATVGAGVDVDRAYWWFPVVNGVVGMLLTFGGLLRLVGVLA